The Methanoplanus sp. FWC-SCC4 genome has a window encoding:
- the cooS gene encoding anaerobic carbon-monoxide dehydrogenase catalytic subunit has product MNEKKPDLVGEKFDTCDFDRAKMALLNPELIRQKAEERTIDNSAKEMLMHTLREGIETVWDRSEMQKPACRFCSDGLSCSRCAMGPCRIISEHHRERGVCGADADLVVSRNLLDTIATGAASHSDHGRDIVETLYKTGKGEAPGYLISDEAKLKRIAEELGIETSQKSNDEIAVSLGYFLLDEFGMIKNSLGFCSRAPEQTREIWEKAGITPRSVDREVVEAMHRVHMGVGANYANILIHGLRTSLSDGWGGSMMATECSDILFGTPAINKSMVNLGVIDEDYVNISLHGHNPMLSEMIVKAAGEQELIDLAKSYGAKGINLVGLCCTGNELLMRKGIPMAGNHFNQELIITTGALEAMVVDYQCIFPSLPRTASCYHTKIISTSDKSKMTGSYHFDFKPENAVETARAIVKTAVENYPNRIPEKVFIPGDPVELYSGFSVEAIKEALGGTFSPLIDVIASGDIFGAVGVVGCNNPKIKHDYGHVTLAKELIKNNILCVETGCAAIASGKAGLLTPDAAFLGGPKLKAVCKKLGMPPVLHMGSCVDCSRILVLLAELAKALNVGIDKLPVAGAAPEWYSQKAVSIGSYFVASGVYTVLGVMPKIAGSNNVVDLLTKDVESVVNAKFAVEPDPKLAAELIISHIENKRKELGI; this is encoded by the coding sequence ATGAATGAAAAAAAACCGGATTTGGTCGGAGAGAAATTTGACACCTGCGACTTTGATCGTGCAAAAATGGCTCTTTTAAATCCTGAATTAATCAGGCAGAAGGCCGAAGAGAGAACAATAGACAATTCAGCCAAAGAGATGCTGATGCATACATTAAGGGAAGGAATTGAAACCGTCTGGGACAGGTCTGAGATGCAGAAACCTGCATGCCGTTTTTGTTCAGACGGTCTCTCATGCAGCCGTTGTGCAATGGGTCCCTGCCGGATAATTTCCGAGCACCACCGGGAAAGAGGTGTGTGCGGTGCGGATGCTGATCTTGTCGTTTCAAGAAATCTTCTTGACACAATTGCAACAGGGGCGGCATCGCATTCTGATCACGGCAGAGACATTGTTGAAACCCTTTATAAAACCGGAAAGGGAGAAGCACCCGGGTATCTGATATCAGATGAAGCAAAGCTGAAAAGAATAGCAGAGGAGCTTGGGATTGAAACATCACAGAAAAGCAATGATGAAATTGCAGTATCCCTTGGATATTTTTTGCTTGACGAATTCGGAATGATAAAAAACTCCCTTGGATTCTGTTCGCGTGCACCTGAACAGACAAGGGAAATCTGGGAAAAAGCCGGAATAACCCCGAGAAGCGTTGACAGAGAGGTTGTTGAGGCGATGCACCGTGTTCATATGGGTGTCGGTGCGAATTATGCCAATATATTAATACACGGTCTTCGGACTTCACTTTCAGACGGATGGGGCGGATCAATGATGGCAACCGAATGTTCTGATATTCTGTTTGGAACGCCGGCAATAAACAAATCTATGGTCAATCTCGGTGTAATTGATGAGGATTACGTTAATATCTCGCTTCACGGCCATAATCCCATGCTCTCGGAAATGATTGTAAAGGCAGCCGGTGAACAGGAATTAATTGATCTTGCCAAAAGCTACGGTGCAAAGGGGATAAATCTGGTCGGGTTATGCTGTACCGGAAACGAACTTTTGATGAGAAAAGGAATTCCTATGGCAGGAAACCACTTCAATCAGGAGCTGATTATTACAACCGGTGCACTTGAAGCAATGGTGGTCGACTACCAGTGCATATTCCCGTCCCTTCCAAGAACGGCAAGCTGCTATCATACAAAAATTATCTCGACAAGTGATAAATCAAAGATGACGGGTTCATACCATTTTGATTTCAAACCGGAAAATGCGGTTGAAACCGCAAGGGCAATTGTAAAGACTGCGGTTGAAAATTATCCAAACAGAATTCCGGAAAAAGTGTTCATTCCGGGAGACCCTGTTGAACTATACAGCGGATTTTCAGTGGAGGCAATAAAAGAAGCTCTCGGGGGAACATTTTCACCGCTTATAGATGTAATTGCCTCAGGCGACATATTCGGGGCTGTCGGAGTCGTCGGCTGCAACAATCCAAAAATAAAGCATGACTATGGTCATGTGACTCTTGCAAAAGAACTTATCAAAAATAACATTCTCTGTGTGGAAACCGGATGTGCTGCAATTGCGTCGGGCAAAGCAGGTCTTCTGACGCCTGATGCGGCTTTCCTTGGAGGGCCAAAACTAAAGGCTGTATGTAAAAAACTGGGAATGCCGCCTGTTCTGCACATGGGCTCCTGTGTAGACTGCTCAAGGATTCTGGTCCTGCTGGCAGAACTTGCAAAGGCACTGAATGTCGGAATCGATAAGCTTCCGGTTGCAGGGGCTGCACCGGAATGGTATTCACAAAAAGCGGTTTCTATCGGATCTTACTTTGTTGCATCAGGGGTATATACAGTTCTCGGAGTCATGCCGAAAATTGCCGGAAGCAATAATGTTGTGGACCTTTTGACAAAGGATGTTGAATCAGTGGTCAATGCAAAATTTGCCGTTGAACCTGATCCTAAATTGGCTGCTGAATTGATCATCAGTCATATTGAAAATAAACGAAAAGAGCTTGGAATATGA
- the trpE gene encoding anthranilate synthase component I, whose protein sequence is MDTGRELKEDICEFYPDIEKFKKITEGNKKTLIPVYKKIRDTILSPTETYESLRESYGFLLESMQGDEKIARFSIIGTGKLVNLTADPYVKISGNRDYFRDLPEINGSDPLDALSLLIKKMNFNLPDLFGFSGGLAGYISYDYALRANEKLKGSQEKSDFPLAEFMMPENCVIFDHEEKSTTILTFIMATEKSDNECSYKDAVSRIRKTENKIFLKTSVSDESGTKTKHDFTNSQVGLKCNLSRESFEEMVQKTKEHIFDGDIFQTVISRQFECPFTGDPLNIYKALRIINPSPYMYYLEFGKRKIVGASPEMLVKTEGRNVTTVPIAGTRKRGDTPKEDALLKKDLLDDKKERAEHIMLVDLARNDLGRVSGFGSVKVTDFMQVEKFSHVQHIVSTITGTLDENSDSFDAFRSCFPAGTVSGAPKLRAMQIINELENSKRGLYAGAVGYAGFNGNIDFAIAIRTVVVENNKAVFQSGAGIVADSVPENEYLETESKAAGILSAIISAGDFS, encoded by the coding sequence ATGGATACCGGAAGAGAACTAAAAGAAGACATTTGTGAATTCTATCCTGATATTGAAAAATTTAAAAAAATAACAGAGGGAAACAAAAAGACTCTGATTCCTGTTTACAAAAAGATTCGGGATACTATCCTCTCTCCAACAGAGACGTATGAATCCCTAAGGGAAAGTTACGGATTCTTACTCGAATCAATGCAGGGAGATGAAAAAATTGCGAGATTTTCGATCATCGGCACCGGGAAGCTTGTTAACCTTACAGCTGATCCTTACGTAAAAATCTCCGGCAATAGAGATTATTTTAGAGACTTACCTGAAATAAACGGATCTGATCCTCTTGACGCACTGTCCCTTTTAATCAAAAAGATGAATTTTAATCTCCCCGATCTTTTTGGATTTTCGGGAGGGCTTGCCGGATATATCTCCTATGATTATGCACTGAGAGCAAATGAAAAGTTAAAAGGAAGTCAGGAAAAGTCAGACTTTCCGCTGGCTGAATTCATGATGCCTGAGAATTGTGTGATCTTTGATCATGAGGAGAAAAGCACCACAATTCTGACATTCATAATGGCAACAGAAAAATCCGACAATGAATGCAGTTACAAAGATGCGGTTTCACGCATTAGAAAGACTGAGAATAAAATATTTTTGAAGACTTCTGTTTCAGACGAATCAGGGACAAAAACAAAACATGATTTTACAAATTCCCAGGTTGGATTAAAGTGCAATCTTTCACGCGAATCATTTGAAGAGATGGTCCAAAAGACAAAGGAACACATTTTTGACGGGGATATTTTTCAGACAGTGATATCAAGGCAGTTTGAATGCCCTTTCACAGGTGACCCCCTGAATATCTACAAGGCGCTTCGAATCATCAACCCAAGTCCCTACATGTATTACCTTGAATTTGGAAAAAGGAAGATTGTTGGTGCAAGTCCTGAAATGCTTGTAAAAACAGAAGGGAGAAATGTAACAACAGTCCCCATTGCAGGAACAAGAAAAAGGGGAGACACTCCAAAAGAAGACGCATTACTAAAAAAAGATCTATTGGATGACAAAAAAGAACGTGCCGAACATATAATGCTCGTTGATCTTGCCAGAAATGATCTTGGAAGAGTATCAGGGTTTGGAAGCGTCAAAGTAACAGATTTCATGCAGGTTGAGAAGTTTTCACATGTCCAGCATATTGTATCAACCATTACCGGTACACTGGATGAAAATTCAGATTCATTTGATGCATTCAGATCATGCTTCCCGGCAGGAACAGTCTCGGGAGCACCAAAATTACGTGCAATGCAGATCATAAACGAGCTTGAAAACAGCAAAAGAGGGCTTTACGCAGGTGCTGTCGGTTATGCAGGCTTTAACGGAAATATTGATTTTGCTATTGCAATACGAACTGTCGTTGTCGAAAACAACAAAGCAGTCTTTCAGTCAGGTGCAGGTATAGTTGCGGATTCTGTCCCTGAAAACGAATATTTAGAGACTGAAAGCAAGGCGGCAGGCATTCTTTCTGCGATAATTTCAGCAGGTGATTTTTCATGA
- a CDS encoding anthranilate synthase component II codes for MKIKQYQECSAGDEQVCSSNSAVKVLVVDCYDSFTYNLCQQTGSLGAEPVVLKNDTSIEELEEIDFERILLSPGPGKPEDSMLCLDVLEKYHKSVPILGICLGHQAIVHFFGGKVVRTNRPVHGMASEIIHNSSGIFSDVKSPFKAARYHSLAVFEETLPDCLSVTARSADDGTVMAVSHKNYPVFGLQFHPESIITESGDKIIENFLRTGSVL; via the coding sequence ATGAAAATAAAGCAGTATCAGGAATGTTCTGCCGGAGATGAACAAGTTTGTTCATCCAATTCCGCGGTAAAAGTCCTTGTTGTCGACTGCTACGACAGTTTTACATACAACCTTTGCCAGCAGACAGGAAGTCTTGGTGCCGAGCCGGTCGTTTTGAAAAACGACACTTCAATTGAAGAACTAGAGGAAATTGATTTTGAAAGGATTCTTCTCTCGCCGGGCCCGGGAAAACCCGAAGACTCGATGCTGTGCCTTGATGTTTTGGAGAAATATCATAAAAGTGTTCCAATCTTAGGGATATGCCTCGGACACCAGGCGATAGTCCACTTTTTCGGAGGAAAGGTCGTAAGAACAAACAGACCGGTTCACGGGATGGCATCAGAGATAATACACAATTCATCAGGAATTTTCTCAGATGTAAAAAGCCCCTTTAAAGCGGCACGCTACCACTCCCTTGCGGTGTTTGAAGAGACACTTCCAGACTGCCTGAGTGTCACTGCACGAAGTGCCGATGACGGCACTGTGATGGCTGTTTCACACAAAAATTATCCTGTTTTCGGGCTTCAGTTTCACCCTGAAAGCATAATCACAGAATCCGGCGACAAGATCATTGAAAATTTTCTTAGAACAGGGAGTGTTTTATGA
- the trpD gene encoding anthranilate phosphoribosyltransferase yields MISACIGKITENLDLTFSEAKAAMDEIMCGNATDSQIGSFITALRMKGENAEEIAAFANAMRRSSVRITPKTRGVLLDTCGTGGDKKDTFNISTAAAFVAAGAGLNVVKHGNSSISSRCGSADVLKEAGVATDISPEQVCRIIEENGIGFLYAQTHHPAMRYAGKVRKEIGIRSIFNLLGPLTNPAGADAQLMGVYDESLTLKTAEVLRLLGTKSAMVVNGDGYDEITTTGITKVSELREGKITSYEINPSSFGFERASESDLKGGDPKKNAEILFDILNGVEGPKRDIVLLNAGAAIYTGFGADSLEMGIRMAEKSIDSGKAGMKLENLIRLSGGRR; encoded by the coding sequence ATGATCTCAGCATGCATCGGAAAGATTACTGAAAATCTGGATCTTACATTCTCAGAGGCAAAAGCTGCAATGGACGAGATAATGTGCGGGAATGCTACCGACAGCCAGATAGGATCGTTTATCACTGCCCTTAGAATGAAGGGGGAAAATGCAGAGGAGATTGCCGCCTTTGCAAATGCAATGAGAAGATCATCAGTCAGAATAACCCCTAAAACAAGGGGAGTGCTTCTTGACACCTGCGGCACGGGAGGCGATAAAAAAGACACATTCAATATCAGTACAGCTGCCGCCTTTGTTGCAGCAGGTGCAGGTCTAAATGTTGTAAAGCACGGTAACAGCAGTATAAGCAGCAGATGCGGTTCTGCTGATGTGTTAAAGGAAGCAGGCGTTGCAACGGATATTTCACCGGAACAGGTGTGCCGGATTATTGAGGAAAACGGCATCGGCTTTTTGTATGCACAGACCCACCATCCGGCAATGAGATACGCCGGAAAGGTCAGAAAAGAGATTGGTATCAGAAGCATTTTCAACCTGCTTGGACCTCTCACAAATCCTGCCGGTGCCGATGCACAGCTAATGGGAGTCTATGATGAATCACTCACATTAAAAACAGCTGAGGTCCTCAGGCTTTTAGGCACCAAAAGTGCGATGGTTGTCAACGGTGACGGCTATGACGAGATTACAACAACAGGGATTACAAAGGTTTCAGAGCTTAGAGAGGGTAAAATTACCTCATACGAAATCAATCCTTCCTCTTTCGGATTTGAAAGGGCCTCTGAAAGCGATCTCAAAGGCGGAGATCCAAAGAAAAATGCAGAAATTCTTTTTGATATTTTAAACGGTGTCGAGGGACCCAAAAGAGACATTGTACTGTTAAACGCCGGTGCCGCAATATACACGGGATTCGGTGCAGATTCGCTTGAAATGGGAATCAGAATGGCTGAAAAATCAATTGACTCGGGTAAAGCCGGAATGAAACTTGAAAATTTAATCAGACTTTCAGGAGGCAGGAGATGA
- a CDS encoding indole-3-glycerol-phosphate synthase produces the protein MIIDDIINEAGIRASALKESGGKERENDSGYKPVSLKSAIKKCSDKNAVIAEIKYRSPAEGNLKTTLAPGSIAKVYESGGCTAISVLTESTYFGGNLENINLARISTRLPILRKDFIVDEAQIIETGKTPADALLLIAGVVKENLKDYIALSESLSLEALVEVHTVKEAEEAIKSGAELIGINNRDLKTMKTDISKTAEISCLIQDAGVLKVSESGIKTPEDVIKLKKHCDAFLIGTSLMNSDSLKSTLEGFVFA, from the coding sequence ATGATTATTGACGATATTATAAATGAAGCAGGGATACGTGCATCAGCCCTGAAAGAATCCGGAGGAAAAGAGCGGGAAAATGATTCCGGCTACAAACCTGTAAGCCTTAAATCCGCGATAAAAAAATGCAGTGACAAAAATGCAGTGATTGCTGAGATTAAATACAGATCTCCGGCAGAGGGAAATCTGAAGACTACTCTTGCACCAGGGAGCATTGCAAAGGTCTACGAAAGCGGAGGATGCACTGCGATATCAGTCTTAACAGAAAGCACATATTTCGGCGGAAATCTCGAAAATATCAATCTTGCCAGAATAAGCACACGCCTCCCAATATTACGAAAAGACTTCATCGTTGATGAGGCTCAGATAATCGAAACAGGAAAAACACCTGCTGATGCTCTGCTGCTGATTGCAGGAGTGGTAAAGGAAAACCTGAAAGATTACATAGCCCTTTCAGAATCACTCTCACTTGAGGCTCTTGTCGAGGTTCACACAGTAAAGGAAGCTGAGGAAGCGATAAAATCCGGTGCGGAACTGATCGGGATAAACAACAGAGACCTGAAAACCATGAAGACAGACATCAGCAAAACTGCGGAGATATCCTGCCTCATTCAGGATGCAGGTGTTTTAAAAGTCAGTGAAAGCGGCATAAAAACCCCTGAAGATGTTATAAAACTAAAGAAGCACTGTGATGCCTTTTTGATAGGGACCTCGCTGATGAACTCTGATTCTTTAAAATCAACACTGGAGGGATTTGTATTCGCATAA
- a CDS encoding phosphoribosylanthranilate isomerase, which translates to MTTKRDALIAEEEGADAIGVVVCSESKRSVTIRKAREIFDSLAPNTEKICVTNTENESDIDIILSLKPTAIQVPVSLKIPEGSRTKIYRVISRGNECPLNCDAVVIDESKGRGVPFDQEFAKEIIEKSGVPVILAGGLCPENVGQVIENLSPYAVDVSSGVETIHGIKDRKKLTEFVRICREA; encoded by the coding sequence ATCACAACAAAACGAGATGCCCTCATAGCAGAAGAAGAAGGTGCAGACGCGATAGGTGTTGTGGTATGCTCTGAGTCCAAAAGGAGTGTTACGATCAGAAAAGCAAGAGAGATTTTTGACTCACTTGCCCCAAATACTGAAAAAATCTGTGTTACAAACACGGAGAATGAATCTGATATAGATATTATTCTCTCCCTTAAACCGACCGCAATTCAGGTTCCGGTGTCACTTAAAATACCAGAAGGCTCACGGACGAAAATATACCGGGTTATATCAAGAGGAAATGAGTGCCCTCTAAACTGTGATGCCGTTGTTATTGATGAAAGCAAAGGCAGAGGCGTCCCCTTTGATCAGGAATTTGCAAAAGAGATTATTGAAAAATCAGGTGTTCCGGTTATACTTGCAGGAGGCCTGTGCCCTGAAAATGTCGGACAGGTGATTGAAAATCTCTCACCTTATGCGGTTGATGTCTCATCAGGCGTTGAAACAATTCACGGAATTAAGGACAGAAAAAAATTAACTGAATTTGTCAGGATTTGCAGGGAGGCATGA